Below is a genomic region from Actinomadura rubteroloni.
CCTCGACCGACAAGCCCCCTCCGACCACCTGACGTCGCCGACCGCGCCCCCTCGGCGGCCGACTGGTGCTCCATGTGGTCGCCGTCCTCGCGGAGGTCATGCGCGAGCTGATCGTCCGAGGCGCCCGTGAGGGCCTGGCCGCCGCGTGCGCCTGCGGCGACCCCCGGTCGGTCGTCAGCCGTGTCGGGTCGGGCGGTAGGTCAGGACCTGGGTGTTGCCGTCGAAGGTCCGGGCGTCGAGCAGTTCGAGGTCGAAGTCGTCGGCGCCGTCGAAGATGCGGTCGACGCCGGTCGATCCGGAGATCACGGGGAAGATCGTGATCTCGATGGCGTCGACCAGGTCGGCGTTCAGCAGGGCCCGGTTGAGCTTCAGGCTGCCGTGGGAGCGCAGGGGCACGTCCGATTCGGCCTTGAGCCGCTTGATCGCCTCGATGGGGTCGCCGGGCTCGATGGTGGTGTCCGGCCAGTCGAGCGGGACGGTCAGGCGGCTGGAGAGCACGGTGACCGGGGACGCGAACATGCGGGTGATCCATTCGTCGAACTGGCCGCGGTCGAAGTCCGGGTCGAGGAACGGGGCGTTCGAGGTGTAGGTGTTGGCGCCGAGCACCATGCGCAGCGGGTCGCGGTAGGCGGTGGCGCGGTGCGCGAGGAACTCGGGGCCCTGCTTGCTCCAGTAGCCGCCCCAGTCGCCGTTGTGGTTGGCGAAGCCGTCGAGCGTGGAGAAGATGTCGAAGGTGTAGGTGGCGGTCATGGTGTCTCCCTCGGGGGTCGGCAGTGCCGCGTCTTGCAGCCTCACCCTTGCTACGAACGCTTCCGGCCCGACCCGACACCGTCGGCAGGATCTTTTGAGAAACTTCCGGGACACGGCTCGGGGGACGAACGGGGTCAGGAGGGGTGGCGTGACCGGTTCCGACGATGATGTGCGCGTGGTGCCCGCGCCGTCCGCTCCTGCTGTGCCGGGTGGGGACGCGTTCGCCGAGGCCGTCGCGGTGCTGCCCGTTCTGCCGGACGACGAGCCGGGCGAGCGGTACGGGCTGCGGACGCTGACGGCGGCGTGGTTGCGCGGCCAGCGCAGCGACGCGACCCGCCGCGCCTATTTCCAGGACCTGGCGGGCTGGCTGGACCACTGTGCCCGCACCCGGCTGGATCCGCTGGCCGCGCGGCGGGCGGACGTGGACGACTGGACGGCGACGATGACCGTGGCCGTCCGGGGCGGAGGGACGCGGCCCGCGGGGTCGGCGACCAAGGCGCGCAGGCTGGCGGCGGTATCGTCCTGGTACCGGTACCTGCAGTCCAACGACGCGGCGGAGCGCAACCCGACGCTGCTGGTGCGGCGCCCGTCGGCGGCGGAGATCGAGGCGGCGGCGCGCAAGGCGCCGACGCTGAGCGTCCGGGAGACGGCGGCGCTGCTGGACGCGGCCGAGCAGCGCGCCCGCCGCGACGGCTCGGAGGCGGCCTGGCGGGACGCGGCCGTCGTGGCGCTGCTGTTCTACACGGCGCTGCGCGTGTCGGCGATCACCGGCGCGGACGTCGCGGACCTGGACACCGAGGCCGGGTACCGGGTGCTGCGGCACGCGCTGAAGGGCAAGGGCCCGGACGCGCGCGGCTACGTCCGGCTGGACGGGGACCTGTGCCGCGTGCTGGACGCCTACCTGGCCGTCCGGGGCGGCGGCGACTCGCCGTCCGGCCCGCTGCTGGTGACGACGCCGCATCCGCACGATCCGGGCCGTCCGGGCGGGAAGCGGCTCACGCAGCGGGACGTCACCAACATCCTGCGCGCGCAGGCCGAGCGCGCGGGCCTGCCCGCCGCGCGGTCGCTGACCCCGCACAGCGGACGCCGGACCGTCATCACGACGCTGCTCGGCAACGACGTGCCGCTGCCGAAGGTGCAGGACCTGGCGGGCCACGCCGACCCGCGCACGACGCGCCGCTACGACGACACCAACCACCGGCTGGCCGCGTCCCCGGTGACGGACCTGACGCGGATCATCGCGCGGCACCGGGGCGAGCCCGGCTAAGGTTTCGGCCGTTCACCCGCTTCAGGACGGAGGCCGCATGGCGCGTGCGGGCGTCACCGCCGAACGTCTCGCCCGGACGGCGGCGGAACTGGCCGACGAGTCCGGTTTCGACCACCTGACCGTCTCGGCCGTGGCGCGGCGGCTCGGCGTGAAGGACCCGAGCCTGTACGCGCACATCGCCAGCGCCCGGGACCTGAAGACGCGGGTGGCGCTGCTCGCGCTGGACGAACTGGCGGGCCGTGTCGCCGACGCGCTGGCCGGCCGGTCGGGCCGGGACGCGCTGGTCGCGTTCGCCGACGCCTACCGCGCCTATGCCCGCGAGCATCCGGGGCGATACGCGGCGGCGCGGTTCCCCCTGGACGCCGAGACCGCGGCGACGAGCGCGGCGCCGCGTCACTCGGCGATGACGCGGGCGCTGCTGCGCGGCTACGGCCTGCGCGAACCGGACGAGACGGACGCGGTGCGGTTCCTCGGCAGCGTGTTCCACGGGTTCGTAAGCCTGGAGGCGTCGGGCGGGTTCGCGCACACGCCGCGCGAGGCGGACGCGTCGTGGGCGTGGCTGCTGGAGACGGTGGACGCGGCGCTGCGGTGCCGCCGACCGGACGACGCCTGATCAGGACGCACCGGGGAACATCGCGGCGCCGGGACGCGGTCGAGCCCGAGGGCGCGGCGCTCCTCTCGCCCGATGCGGGACCGGCGGGTGCCGCGGACGGCGCCCGGACGCCATGAGGGCCGGGCAGGCTCGCTGTACACCGCGGCCAGCGTGCCGCTCGCGTGCCTGCGGGGCGGCAGCGCGTCCCGTGGAGGTGCTGACGGCAGCGTGCCGGACGCTGTTCAGGAATCCGGCGCGGTGTGCCCGGGCGTCGTGGGGACGGCGCATCGGGTGCTGGCGGTGCGCGCCTGCCGGCGGTGGGGCCGGCAGGCGCGCGTCCCGTCAGACGCCGAACGGGGCCGGGTAGCGGATCCGGCCGGCGGGGACGGGGCCGTCGCGCAGGGCGAGGGCCATGAGGGCGTCGTCCGGCACGTCGAACCCGGCGGTGATCCCGTACCGGGACGCCGGGACGAACCCGAACCTCGGGTAGTACGCCGGGTGCCCGAGGAGGACGGCGAGGGCTTCGCCGGCGTCGCGTGCCGCGCCGAGCGCGGCGGTGACGGCGGCGGTGCCCGCGCCCGTCCGCTGCCGGGCGGGGTGGACGGCGACGGGTGCGAGGGCGAGCGCGGCGGCGTCCCCGACGTGGCAGCGGGTGAGCAGGGCGTAGCCGGTGACGGGTCCGCCGGGCGGCGCGGCCGTCCACGCCAGGCCCGGCAGCCAGGCGGGGTCGCCGCGCAGCGCGTCGACCAGGTCGGCCTCGGCGGGGGTGGGGAACGCGGCGCGCACGACGGCGCGGACGGCCGCGTGGTCGGCGGGGGTCTCGGGGCGGGTCGTCCAGGTCATCGGCGGTCCTCCCGGGTGCCGCGCTCGCGGTAGATGCGCCGCTGCTCGCGGACGATCTGCTTGTGGCGGCCGGTGCGTTCGGCGCGCAGGCGGGCGTCGTCGCGGGACCGCGCCCACTCGTCCTCGCGCAGCAGCCGCCGGTAGCCGTCCAGGCGCCGTCCGGGCAGGGCGCCGGACGCGACGGCGGCCAGGACGGCGCAGCCGGGTTCGGCGACGTGCGCGCAGTCGGTGAACCGGCAGCCGCGGGCGAGGTCCTCGATGTCGGAGAAGACGTGCCGGATGCCGTCGGCGGCGTCGTGGAGCCCGACGCCCCGCAGGCCGGGGGTGTCGATGAGGGCGCCGCCGCCGGGCAGCGGGTGCAGTTCGCGGCGGACGGTGGTGTGGCGTCCCTTGCCGTCGGCGGCGCGGACGGCGCCGGTGGCGAGCCGGTCGGCGCCCAGCAGCGCGTTGGCCAGCGTGGACTTGCCCGCGC
It encodes:
- a CDS encoding dihydrofolate reductase family protein — its product is MTATYTFDIFSTLDGFANHNGDWGGYWSKQGPEFLAHRATAYRDPLRMVLGANTYTSNAPFLDPDFDRGQFDEWITRMFASPVTVLSSRLTVPLDWPDTTIEPGDPIEAIKRLKAESDVPLRSHGSLKLNRALLNADLVDAIEITIFPVISGSTGVDRIFDGADDFDLELLDARTFDGNTQVLTYRPTRHG
- a CDS encoding tyrosine-type recombinase/integrase, with protein sequence MTGSDDDVRVVPAPSAPAVPGGDAFAEAVAVLPVLPDDEPGERYGLRTLTAAWLRGQRSDATRRAYFQDLAGWLDHCARTRLDPLAARRADVDDWTATMTVAVRGGGTRPAGSATKARRLAAVSSWYRYLQSNDAAERNPTLLVRRPSAAEIEAAARKAPTLSVRETAALLDAAEQRARRDGSEAAWRDAAVVALLFYTALRVSAITGADVADLDTEAGYRVLRHALKGKGPDARGYVRLDGDLCRVLDAYLAVRGGGDSPSGPLLVTTPHPHDPGRPGGKRLTQRDVTNILRAQAERAGLPAARSLTPHSGRRTVITTLLGNDVPLPKVQDLAGHADPRTTRRYDDTNHRLAASPVTDLTRIIARHRGEPG
- a CDS encoding TetR/AcrR family transcriptional regulator, with product MARAGVTAERLARTAAELADESGFDHLTVSAVARRLGVKDPSLYAHIASARDLKTRVALLALDELAGRVADALAGRSGRDALVAFADAYRAYAREHPGRYAAARFPLDAETAATSAAPRHSAMTRALLRGYGLREPDETDAVRFLGSVFHGFVSLEASGGFAHTPREADASWAWLLETVDAALRCRRPDDA
- a CDS encoding GNAT family N-acetyltransferase; translation: MTWTTRPETPADHAAVRAVVRAAFPTPAEADLVDALRGDPAWLPGLAWTAAPPGGPVTGYALLTRCHVGDAAALALAPVAVHPARQRTGAGTAAVTAALGAARDAGEALAVLLGHPAYYPRFGFVPASRYGITAGFDVPDDALMALALRDGPVPAGRIRYPAPFGV